In the genome of Syntrophomonadaceae bacterium, the window GCACCAGGACCCCCTTTATTTCCGCATCAGGGTTATAGCTTCCGGCATTTTTAACGATGTTGCGGAAAGCCTCCCGCACCTCTTCTGGAGACGATAGATTAAGCACGACGCCTTTAGCTTCCGTCTTGTGCAATATTTGCGGAGATTCTATCTTCATGACCACCGGGTAGCCAATGCTTTGGGCAAGGCCTACAGCTTCTTCCTCACTTGCAGCCAGGCCCTCTTCTGGCATCGGCAGCCCGTAGCGCCGTAACACCTTTTTTGCCTCATGCTCGGACAGGGTACCACCGGCAGCCAATAGTTCACGAACTCCTTGCAGTTCTTGCTCGCATAGAACCCGCGCCTTTATTTGCCCCTCAAGCGAATTATTCCTGAAGGTTTCTGCGAAGGAGGCATAGTCCACCAGGGCCTTAATCGCGCGCACTCCCCTGCCTGGAGCTTTAAAATAGGGAACGCCGCCTTCTTTTAAAATCTGGAAACACCGCTGGTTGGTAATATCCCCGGCTGTCCAGACAATAACTACCGGTTTTATGCTGGTACAGAGCACTTCGACAATATCTCTGGCCACCTGTTCCCCTGCCGGACCCGTAATCATGGTCTGCACGATCATCAGGCAGTCCACGTTGGGGTCAGCCAGGACAATCTCGACACACCGGCGGAAACCAGTGGGGTCATTAATGACCTGGGCTGTAATATCAATGGGGTTCCTGGCCGAACCGTAAGCAGGAATAAACTCTTTGATCTGGTTATAACTCTCTTCCAGGAGATCCGGCAGTTCCAGACCCAGGTCCGCACAGGTATCCGCCGCAATAATTCCGGCACCGCCGGAAGTGCTGATCACGCAAAGACGGTTTCCCTGCGGAAGTTTGCCGGGAGCAAAGACTTTTGCCATATCCAGCAGTTCTTCAATATCGTTCACCCGGACAATCCCTTTTTGCCGGCAAATAGCCTGGAACGCCGCGTCAGAGCCGGTCAGGGCCGCCGTGTGGGAAGAAGCAGCCCGGCTGCCGATGGCTGAACGCCCTGCCTTTAACAGAATCATTGGTTTTCCCAACTTCAAAGCCCGGGCCGCTACGGCCTTAAACTGCCCAGGATTGGGCACTCCCTCTAAATAACCAAGAATAACCCTGGTTGACTCATCTTCCAGCATAAATTCCATGGCATCCAGGGTAGTCAGATCCGCCTCGTTGCCGGTATTCACGATATATGTAAAGCCAATGCCTGCTTCCTGGGCCTGGTTAAAAGTGGAATACCCCAAGGCACCGCTTTGGGTAGCAAATCCTACCGGGCCGCAGAGCAGCTTTCCGCTTTCTAAAGCAGCGCTAAAACTGGCGGCTATACTATCTGGCAGGTTTACCATGCCCTGGCAGTTAGGGCCGCAAACCCTGATTCCACTTGTCCTGGCCAGTTCCTTGATCTGGTTTTGCAGCCGGGCGCCTTCAGCACCTGTTTCGGCAAACCCGGAACTGAAAATAATCACGTTTTTGATCCCTTTTTCCGCACACTCCGCCAGAGCAGGCAGAACCCGGTGATAGGCTACCGCAAAAAGGGCCAGATCCGGTTGGCCGGGAATAGCCATAATGGAAGGATAACAGGCCAAGCCGTGCATCTCGCTGTACTTGGGGTTGACTAAATAGACATTGCCCTTGTAGCCATATTCCTTTAAGAACTTCAGCGGCTTGCCGCTAATACTGGTTAAATCCAAAGAGGCGCCCACGATCGCAATAGAGTCTGGTCGAAAGAATGAAATCAGCTCGTGCTTTTGGTCGTTCATGCCTTGTTCCTCCATATTCAGCATAGGGCAGCAATCCACCGCAAAAAGCCTAGACCCAGGTGAACTGATTATTGTCCATGCAAGTTTGATTCCAGGGGCCAAATTGCTTTCCTTTACGCCTTTAATTTATGTTTTTCAGGAAGATGACGGGAGTTTGCCTGATTTTGTTGCAAAACCCTTTTTCATCTCCGACCTGATCCCGACCCTCTGCCGCAGATAAATCAGGGCAAAGACCCCTACACCAACAATATCGGTATAAAGGCCTGGTTTAATCAGGGCTAATGCTCCCGCACCCAGGAACAAAGTCTCGGGCCAAGTCAGGGGTTTCAATAAGTAGCGGGCACAGGCGGCCCCCAGTCCAATCACTCCAATGCTTGCAGTTACTGCGGCGCCAAAAATTTGAATTGCTGTACCCTGCTGCATCACCAGTTGGGGAGCATAGACGAACATAAACGGCACAATAAAGGCAGCAATTCCTAACCGCACAGCCGTAAATCCAACCCGGTTCGGATCTGCGCCGGCGATCCCTGCTCCGGCAAAGGCAGCCAGGGCCACTGGCGGGGTGATCGCAGACAGCACACCGAAATAGAAGGTAAAGAGGTGGGCAGCAATTGGTTCAATTCCCAACCTCACCAGGGCCGGCGCAGCCATGGTAGCCGCCACAATATACACTGCTGTTGTAGGCATGCCCATGCCCAAGATTAAACAGGCGATGGCCGCCAACACCAAGGTTAAGAACAGGTTCCCACCCGCCATGCTAACAATAATATCTCCCAGCTTGAGGCCAAACCCGGTCAAGGCGCTTACCCCAACAATAAAGCCAACCACCGCACAGGCAATAACCACCGGAATAGCCCCGCGGGCGCCGTTTTCCAGTGCTGCCAAAAGACCGCGCAAGTTTAACCGGGTGGCAGGGCGCAAATAGCTTGTCAAAACCGTAGCCACGATCCCGTAAAAGGCAGCAAAGGTAGGAGTAAATCCCTGTACCAACAGATATACAATTAATAGCAGCGGTAACACCATATGGCCCCGCTCCAGGAGGACCTGTCTGACGTTTGGCAATTCTTCCTGAGTCAGGCCCCGAAGGCCGGTTTTAACCGCCTCCAGGTGCACGCCAGCATAACAGGCCAGGTAAAAGAGGAGAGCCGGGATCAAAGCGGCAAACATAATGTCCCGATAAGGCACATTGAG includes:
- a CDS encoding acetate--CoA ligase family protein, whose amino-acid sequence is MNDQKHELISFFRPDSIAIVGASLDLTSISGKPLKFLKEYGYKGNVYLVNPKYSEMHGLACYPSIMAIPGQPDLALFAVAYHRVLPALAECAEKGIKNVIIFSSGFAETGAEGARLQNQIKELARTSGIRVCGPNCQGMVNLPDSIAASFSAALESGKLLCGPVGFATQSGALGYSTFNQAQEAGIGFTYIVNTGNEADLTTLDAMEFMLEDESTRVILGYLEGVPNPGQFKAVAARALKLGKPMILLKAGRSAIGSRAASSHTAALTGSDAAFQAICRQKGIVRVNDIEELLDMAKVFAPGKLPQGNRLCVISTSGGAGIIAADTCADLGLELPDLLEESYNQIKEFIPAYGSARNPIDITAQVINDPTGFRRCVEIVLADPNVDCLMIVQTMITGPAGEQVARDIVEVLCTSIKPVVIVWTAGDITNQRCFQILKEGGVPYFKAPGRGVRAIKALVDYASFAETFRNNSLEGQIKARVLCEQELQGVRELLAAGGTLSEHEAKKVLRRYGLPMPEEGLAASEEEAVGLAQSIGYPVVMKIESPQILHKTEAKGVVLNLSSPEEVREAFRNIVKNAGSYNPDAEIKGVLVQEMIGKGVEVIVGVNNDPVFGPVIMFGLGGIFVEVFKDVAMRPAPLSEADAMAMIREIKGYPLLTGFRGREKGDTAALAEVLIAVSHLAVDLKDDLAELDINPLIVLPAGQGVKLADALIIAKKQG
- a CDS encoding TRAP transporter permease → MKDNRPAAAPEEKTPEIDRVIEKYDVESRFRKYLPNTVWGRLVAAVAICMSVFHLWLASVGVLPEISARAFHLSFILVLIFLLYPAGLSSRLDRPSTGDLLLVFGSIAVTGYLLWRYTGLMGGGTLPNNIDYFFAVLACLLVLEGGRRSIGPILPCLALVFVAYAYLGKYIPGDLGHTGYSIPRMLEVFYLSLDGIYGVAIGVSTTFIFLFILFGAFLGQTGMSRFINEISMAAAGRSPGGPAKVAVVASGLMGTISGSAVANVVTTGAFTIPLMKSVGYRPHFAGATEAVASTGGQIMPPVMGAAAFIMAEILNVPYRDIMFAALIPALLFYLACYAGVHLEAVKTGLRGLTQEELPNVRQVLLERGHMVLPLLLIVYLLVQGFTPTFAAFYGIVATVLTSYLRPATRLNLRGLLAALENGARGAIPVVIACAVVGFIVGVSALTGFGLKLGDIIVSMAGGNLFLTLVLAAIACLILGMGMPTTAVYIVAATMAAPALVRLGIEPIAAHLFTFYFGVLSAITPPVALAAFAGAGIAGADPNRVGFTAVRLGIAAFIVPFMFVYAPQLVMQQGTAIQIFGAAVTASIGVIGLGAACARYLLKPLTWPETLFLGAGALALIKPGLYTDIVGVGVFALIYLRQRVGIRSEMKKGFATKSGKLPSSS